A part of Campylobacter ureolyticus ACS-301-V-Sch3b genomic DNA contains:
- the bioA gene encoding adenosylmethionine--8-amino-7-oxononanoate transaminase produces MNFFVTATNTDVGKTFVTSSLLKAFLDENLNTVAIKPVQSGCAPDTLTDAMVYTKISSKNNFTPRYSLKFPSSPEYAAKKENIKIDFNEILKYCNDFLQNYENVLIEGAGGLFVPLNEKSYIIDLIQALNLPVVLVCKNELGVINQILLSIEALENRGLKLDLIVLNFSDLNDEISLSNLEYLKDKFNCDIINLEPNLSIQKASLKFRNFIKNYKKTDDFIDLEFDKNHLFHPYTSSIKPLKTYGVSNAKDSYIYIDDEKFQNKALIDGMSSWWCAYLGYKNTDFNKAIIKQINKFSHVMFGGLTHAPAINLGKKLLNLMPKNMDKIFYSDSGSVSVEVALKMALQYQQNKNPHKTKIATFKGGYHGDTFGAMSVCDPVTGMHSLFKNTLAKQIFMPKPTSKYGFDFDEKSLVEMKKIIYENKDDIAAIIVEPIVQGAGGMWFYHENYLKFLREICDEIDALLIFDEIATGFGRLGEMFAYKIANVSPDIICIGKALTGGVMSFGATICSKEVADGICKNNRVFMHGPTFMANPLACSVAIKSLEILENSNFKEKVKHIEKLLKNELIKCYDFQSVKDVRVLGAIGVVEIDKEVNTENIQSFFVENGVWIRPFGKNIYVMPHFTQNNKELKTLCDAIYNAIKFKKYE; encoded by the coding sequence ATGAACTTTTTTGTCACTGCAACAAATACAGATGTTGGTAAAACTTTCGTAACTTCTTCACTTTTAAAAGCCTTTTTAGACGAAAATTTAAACACTGTTGCCATAAAACCAGTTCAAAGTGGATGTGCGCCAGATACTTTAACCGATGCTATGGTCTATACAAAAATTTCAAGTAAAAATAACTTTACTCCAAGATATTCCTTAAAATTTCCATCATCACCAGAGTATGCTGCAAAAAAAGAAAATATAAAAATAGATTTTAATGAAATTTTAAAATACTGCAATGATTTTTTGCAAAATTATGAAAATGTACTTATTGAAGGAGCTGGGGGGCTTTTTGTTCCACTTAATGAAAAAAGCTACATTATAGACCTTATACAGGCTTTAAATTTGCCTGTTGTTTTAGTTTGCAAAAATGAACTTGGTGTTATAAATCAAATTCTTTTAAGCATAGAAGCTTTGGAAAACAGAGGTTTAAAACTTGATTTAATAGTGTTAAATTTTAGTGATTTAAACGATGAGATAAGCCTTTCAAATTTAGAATATTTAAAAGATAAATTTAACTGTGATATTATAAATTTAGAGCCAAATTTAAGCATTCAAAAAGCATCTTTAAAATTTAGAAATTTTATAAAAAATTATAAAAAAACTGATGATTTTATTGACTTAGAGTTTGATAAAAATCATCTTTTTCATCCATACACCTCATCTATAAAACCTCTTAAAACTTATGGCGTAAGCAATGCAAAAGATAGCTATATCTATATAGATGATGAAAAATTTCAAAATAAAGCATTAATTGATGGGATGAGTTCTTGGTGGTGTGCATATCTAGGCTATAAAAACACTGACTTTAATAAAGCCATAATTAAGCAAATTAATAAATTTTCTCATGTTATGTTTGGAGGACTAACTCACGCTCCTGCCATAAATTTAGGCAAAAAATTACTTAATTTAATGCCAAAAAATATGGATAAAATTTTTTATAGTGATAGTGGATCAGTTAGTGTTGAAGTGGCTTTAAAAATGGCTTTACAATACCAGCAAAACAAAAATCCACATAAAACAAAAATAGCAACTTTTAAAGGTGGTTATCACGGAGATACATTTGGTGCTATGAGCGTTTGTGACCCAGTAACTGGAATGCACTCTTTGTTTAAAAACACACTCGCAAAACAAATTTTTATGCCAAAACCAACCTCTAAATATGGTTTTGATTTTGATGAAAAAAGCCTTGTAGAGATGAAAAAAATCATCTATGAAAACAAAGACGATATTGCAGCCATCATAGTTGAGCCAATTGTTCAAGGAGCTGGTGGGATGTGGTTTTATCATGAAAATTATCTTAAATTTTTAAGAGAAATTTGCGATGAAATAGATGCACTTTTAATCTTTGATGAAATTGCAACAGGCTTTGGAAGATTAGGTGAAATGTTTGCTTACAAAATAGCTAATGTAAGTCCTGATATAATATGCATTGGAAAAGCGCTAACTGGCGGAGTTATGAGCTTTGGGGCTACAATTTGTTCTAAAGAAGTAGCTGATGGAATTTGCAAAAATAACAGAGTTTTTATGCACGGTCCAACATTTATGGCAAATCCTTTAGCTTGCAGTGTAGCGATAAAAAGCTTAGAAATTTTAGAAAATTCAAATTTTAAAGAAAAAGTTAAGCATATAGAAAAACTATTAAAAAATGAACTCATTAAATGCTATGATTTTCAAAGCGTTAAGGATGTTAGAGTTTTAGGTGCTATTGGAGTTGTAGAAATTGATAAAGAAGTAAATACAGAAAATATCCAAAGTTTTTTTGTAGAAAATGGAGTTTGGATAAGACCTTTTGGCAAAAACATCTATGTAATGCCACATTTTACACAAAATAATAAAGAGTTAAAAACTCTTTGTGATGCTATTTATAACGCAATTAAATTTAAAAAATACGAGTAA
- the glnA gene encoding type I glutamate--ammonia ligase, whose amino-acid sequence MGKFVKNKDEFLKFCDENEVAFVDFRFTDLKGTWHHISYNYKRLPKDFDEGLPFDASSIEAWQPIHKSDMILKPDLETAFLDPFTADVTIIVICDVYDIYKGKMYEKCPRSIAKRAEAFLKESGIGDACYFGPENEFFIFDDVKIVDSMNCAMFNVDSEEGEWNSAKEYKDSYNTGHRPGPKGGYFPVQPIDSMVDLRAEMVQVLEQIGIETFVCHHEAAQAQGEIGVKFGSLVEAADNVQKYKYVVKMVAHLNGKTATFMPKPLYGDNGSGMHVHQSIWKNGKNLFYEKGKYGNLSDMAKYYIGGVLKHARSLSALTNPSINSYKRLIPGFEAPNILTYSCQNRSASIRIPYGAGENSTRVEMRFPDSSACPYLAFSALLMAGIDGIKHKYEPVGPMDINLFELHLDEIREKGIEQFPHTLRGSLESLIRDNEFLKPVMCDDFIQAYQRFKFETQVWPYEARPTPFEFKTTYSC is encoded by the coding sequence ATGGGTAAATTTGTAAAAAACAAAGATGAATTTTTAAAATTTTGTGATGAAAATGAAGTTGCATTTGTAGATTTTAGATTTACAGATTTAAAAGGAACTTGGCACCATATTTCATATAATTATAAAAGATTGCCTAAAGATTTCGATGAAGGGCTTCCATTTGATGCAAGCTCAATCGAGGCTTGGCAACCAATCCATAAATCTGATATGATTTTAAAACCAGATTTAGAAACTGCTTTTTTAGATCCATTTACTGCTGATGTTACAATCATTGTAATTTGCGATGTATATGATATCTACAAAGGCAAAATGTATGAAAAATGCCCACGATCTATAGCAAAAAGAGCAGAAGCCTTTTTAAAAGAAAGTGGCATTGGTGATGCTTGCTATTTTGGACCTGAAAATGAATTTTTTATTTTTGATGATGTAAAAATAGTAGACTCTATGAATTGTGCGATGTTTAATGTAGATAGTGAAGAAGGTGAATGGAATAGCGCTAAGGAGTATAAAGACTCTTATAACACAGGCCATCGCCCAGGACCAAAAGGCGGATATTTTCCAGTTCAGCCAATTGATAGCATGGTTGATTTAAGAGCTGAAATGGTGCAAGTTTTAGAGCAAATTGGAATAGAAACTTTTGTATGTCACCATGAGGCTGCTCAAGCTCAAGGTGAAATAGGCGTTAAGTTTGGCTCTTTAGTTGAGGCTGCTGATAATGTTCAAAAATATAAATATGTTGTAAAAATGGTAGCTCACTTAAACGGAAAAACCGCAACTTTCATGCCAAAGCCACTTTATGGAGATAACGGAAGTGGTATGCATGTACATCAAAGCATTTGGAAAAATGGAAAAAATCTCTTTTATGAAAAAGGAAAATATGGAAATTTAAGCGATATGGCAAAATATTATATAGGTGGAGTTTTAAAACACGCTAGAAGCCTTTCAGCTCTTACAAATCCAAGCATTAACTCATATAAAAGATTAATCCCTGGTTTTGAGGCACCAAATATTTTAACATATTCTTGCCAAAACCGCTCAGCTTCAATTAGAATTCCTTATGGAGCTGGTGAAAATAGTACAAGAGTTGAGATGAGATTTCCAGATTCATCAGCTTGCCCATATTTAGCTTTTTCAGCACTTTTAATGGCAGGAATTGATGGTATAAAACACAAATATGAACCAGTTGGCCCAATGGATATAAATTTATTTGAACTTCATCTTGATGAAATTAGAGAAAAAGGAATAGAACAATTCCCTCACACACTAAGAGGAAGCTTGGAATCTTTAATAAGAGATAATGAGTTTTTAAAACCTGTTATGTGTGATGATTTTATACAAGCATATCAAAGATTTAAATTTGAAACTCAAGTTTGGCCTTATGAGGCAAGACCTACTCCATTTGAGTTTAAAACTACCTATTCTTGCTAA
- a CDS encoding sodium:solute symporter family protein translates to MSILFFIYLFIIYFIGYLEFKKTKNVTHYTISSKNASWYLVGGSIIASCIGGSATIGVISLSYEVGFPAIWWLLSGASGLLVLCIFLAKKIAISKALTMPEMIEYYIGKKARFIASIIIVLAWSSILAAQLLASAWILAAILKTPFNFAIFVSAFIIVTYSILAGQASILKSDLAQSMLMFITFFIIILWFIFVKDVSVANLNFELLNDKFTISRWSYFMLIIGGSYVVCPMLFGRVLSAKSKFDAKFGVAFGVIGIVIGAIMVVLIGLISQNFINPTVINDQILTKDICETLPPFLGAILLIVLFSAIISSADSCLITASSVFCNDILKTKSLKIYRIFTILFGLFALLLTFGKKNILGYLLGANDIYVSGVVLVVFIAMISKKKLNENICLFAMIIGGGVGLIGAMSDEKIYSFIALFLAFIISVLAHFKGERVEARNQ, encoded by the coding sequence ATGAGTATATTATTTTTTATATATTTGTTTATAATTTATTTTATAGGATACTTAGAGTTTAAAAAAACTAAAAATGTCACTCACTATACAATTTCTAGCAAAAATGCCTCTTGGTATTTAGTTGGTGGCTCAATTATTGCATCATGCATTGGAGGAAGTGCAACAATAGGTGTAATAAGCTTAAGCTATGAAGTTGGTTTTCCAGCCATTTGGTGGCTTTTAAGCGGAGCAAGTGGACTTTTAGTTTTATGTATATTTTTAGCTAAAAAAATAGCTATTTCAAAAGCTCTCACAATGCCTGAAATGATAGAGTATTATATAGGAAAAAAAGCAAGGTTTATAGCTTCTATTATTATAGTTCTTGCTTGGAGTAGTATTTTAGCAGCACAACTTTTAGCAAGTGCTTGGATACTAGCTGCTATTTTAAAAACTCCATTTAATTTTGCTATTTTTGTAAGTGCATTTATCATAGTTACTTATTCTATTTTAGCAGGTCAAGCAAGTATTTTAAAAAGTGATTTGGCACAAAGTATGTTGATGTTTATAACGTTTTTTATAATTATTTTATGGTTTATTTTTGTAAAAGATGTTTCGGTAGCAAATTTAAATTTTGAGCTTTTAAATGATAAATTTACCATTTCAAGATGGAGTTACTTTATGCTTATAATTGGTGGAAGCTATGTAGTTTGCCCAATGCTCTTTGGAAGAGTTTTGAGTGCAAAAAGCAAATTTGATGCAAAATTTGGCGTGGCATTTGGCGTTATAGGTATTGTAATAGGCGCTATCATGGTTGTTTTAATAGGTCTTATTTCACAAAATTTTATAAATCCAACTGTTATAAATGATCAAATTTTAACAAAAGATATTTGTGAAACTCTACCGCCATTTTTAGGAGCTATTTTATTAATAGTTTTATTTTCAGCTATTATTTCATCGGCTGATTCATGCTTAATTACTGCAAGTAGCGTTTTTTGTAATGATATTTTAAAAACAAAGTCGCTAAAAATTTATAGAATTTTTACTATTTTATTTGGTCTTTTTGCCCTACTTCTTACTTTTGGCAAAAAAAATATTTTAGGATATTTACTTGGAGCAAATGATATTTATGTAAGTGGAGTTGTTTTAGTTGTTTTTATAGCTATGATAAGTAAGAAAAAATTAAATGAAAATATATGTTTATTTGCTATGATTATAGGTGGAGGAGTTGGACTTATAGGAGCTATGAGTGATGAAAAAATTTACTCATTTATAGCTTTATTTTTAGCATTTATTATTTCAGTTTTAGCACATTTTAAAGGAGAGAGAGTTGAAGCCAGAAATCAATGA
- a CDS encoding threonine/serine ThrE exporter family protein yields MKPEINELTNFLADYADALSGVGAYNARVIRCVKRIASHYGYNASIFILIKFINLTVSNKENPEIRKSFIKDATQKEINLETISDLSALSWAVSDENLTLKETKEIYQKIIAKKKRNVLISFALTSIAFGAFCRLFGGDIFGAIFVILGTFCGVLSKFLLNFKKVDIRIAYIFCAFISSFIAYLGYKFGFSKTPEASISSSILYLFPGIALINSMFDILDKNVLIGLSRAVNATILILCMSIGIYITLSLVDFGLIS; encoded by the coding sequence TTGAAGCCAGAAATCAATGAACTTACAAATTTTTTAGCTGATTATGCAGATGCGCTAAGTGGCGTGGGAGCGTATAATGCAAGAGTTATAAGATGCGTTAAAAGAATAGCCTCACACTATGGATATAACGCCTCTATATTTATACTCATTAAATTTATAAACCTAACTGTAAGCAACAAAGAAAACCCTGAAATTAGAAAATCTTTTATAAAAGATGCAACTCAAAAAGAGATAAATTTAGAAACTATTTCAGATCTTAGTGCATTAAGCTGGGCGGTAAGTGATGAGAACTTAACCCTTAAAGAAACAAAAGAAATTTATCAAAAAATCATAGCAAAGAAAAAAAGAAATGTTTTAATTTCTTTTGCTTTAACAAGTATAGCTTTTGGAGCATTTTGCAGGCTTTTTGGTGGAGATATTTTTGGAGCCATATTTGTAATTCTTGGTACATTTTGTGGAGTTTTATCAAAATTTTTACTGAATTTTAAAAAAGTTGATATTAGGATAGCTTATATATTTTGTGCTTTTATCTCATCATTTATTGCATATTTAGGATATAAATTTGGATTTAGCAAAACACCTGAAGCTTCAATTAGTTCAAGTATTTTATATCTTTTTCCAGGCATTGCTTTAATAAATTCAATGTTTGATATTTTAGATAAAAATGTTTTAATAGGACTTAGTAGAGCCGTAAATGCTACTATTTTAATACTTTGTATGAGTATTGGAATTTATATAACTTTATCATTAGTAGATTTTGGACTTATCTCATGA
- a CDS encoding threonine/serine exporter family protein, whose amino-acid sequence MNTFLIDAIFAAIAGLGFSYANKPPKRILIFCATLGGFGYSLRVIFMNYFSYTISTFISAICVSFVAVFLARRVKTPIEIIAFPSLLPMIPGLYAYKAMLAMFLFIQTDIEKKKSHYLVEIFDYGSTAVSAIFALAVGVSVVILIFYEKSFTMTRNKDFKKRYLD is encoded by the coding sequence ATGAATACGTTTTTAATAGATGCAATATTTGCTGCAATTGCTGGACTTGGTTTTTCATACGCTAACAAGCCACCAAAGCGAATTTTAATTTTTTGTGCTACACTTGGTGGTTTTGGATACTCTCTAAGAGTTATTTTTATGAACTATTTTAGTTACACAATATCAACTTTTATAAGCGCTATTTGTGTAAGTTTTGTAGCTGTTTTTTTAGCTAGAAGGGTAAAAACCCCTATTGAAATAATTGCATTTCCATCACTTTTGCCAATGATACCAGGACTTTATGCTTACAAAGCAATGCTTGCAATGTTTTTATTTATACAAACAGATATAGAAAAGAAAAAATCTCACTATTTAGTTGAAATATTTGACTACGGCTCAACAGCAGTTTCAGCTATATTTGCTCTAGCTGTTGGAGTTAGCGTTGTAATATTAATTTTTTATGAAAAATCTTTTACAATGACTAGAAATAAAGATTTTAAAAAAAGATATTTAGACTAA